The Vicia villosa cultivar HV-30 ecotype Madison, WI linkage group LG1, Vvil1.0, whole genome shotgun sequence genome includes a region encoding these proteins:
- the LOC131614948 gene encoding putative indole-3-acetic acid-amido synthetase GH3.9 — protein MDGKKLEYKGEEALKEIERLTMNADEVQESLLKQILTQNKETEYLKKYMKEETFITDLQEFKRCVPVISYEGIFPYIQRIANGEDSSLITGQPITEMLCSSGTSAGEPKLMPSIAEDLDRRTFVYNLIMPIMNQYVSDLDEGKVMYLYFVKAEKSTPCGLPARTVLTSYYKSKHFKCRTHDPWSDFTSPDQTILCNDINQSMHCQLLSGLIHRHQVLRLGAVFASAFLRAISFLERNWRALCDDIRNGQLSSFITDPSCRSSMSTLLSSPDPCLADEITKICNQKCWKGILCKLWPKAKYIEAVVTGSMAQYVPALQHYCEGKLPLVCTMYASSECYFGVNLKPLSDPHDVAFTLLPNMGYYEFIPLGHNGKLLMDFDENEKVPNDMLVDLVNVKLGCFYELVITTFAGLYRYRIGDVLQVVGYYNKAPQFRFICRRNVVISIDSEKTNEEDLHRSVTKAKKLLEPYDALLVEYTSYADTSSLPGHYVLYWEILHYGTKEDPLDPNVLQECCIAVEEELDYVYRRCRTNDKSVGALEIRLVEPGTFEALMDLFISKGASINQYKTPRCVKSKKALKLLKSKVMASFFSPRDPKWSVT, from the exons ATGGACGGAAAGAAATTAGAATACAAAGGTGAAGAAGCACTCAAGGAGATAGAGAGGCTAACAATGAATGCTGATGAGGTTCAAGAAAGTCTTTTGAAGCAGATCTTAACTCAGAATAAAGAAACTGAGTATTTAAAAAAGTATATGAAGGAAGAAACATTCATAACTGATTTACAAGAGTTTAAGCGCTGTGTTCCAGTAATCAGTTATGAAGGAATCTTTCCATATATACAAAGAATTGCAAATGGTGAAGATTCTTCTCTCATCACTGGTCAACCAATAACAGAAATGTTATGCAG TTCAGGAACATCAGCTGGAGAGCCTAAATTGATGCCATCAATTGCTGAGGATCTTGATCGTCGCACCTTTGTGTACAATCTTATCATGCCAATCATGAATCA ATATGTTTCTGATCTTGATGAAGGCAAGGTTATGTATCTCTATTTTGTGAAAGCAGAAAAATCCACACCATGTGGTTTACCAGCAAGAACTGTATTAACAAGTTACTACAAAAGCAAACACTTCAAATGCCGCACACACGATCCTTGGAGCGATTTCACAAGCCCTGACCAAACCATTCTCTGCAATGACATCAACCAAAGCATGCATTGCCAACTCCTCTCGGGCCTAATTCACCGCCACCAAGTACTAAGACTCGGTGCGGTCTTCGCTTCAGCTTTTCTTAGAGCAATTTCATTCCTCGAACGAAACTGGAGAGCTTTATGCGATGACATAAGAAATGGACAGCTGAGTTCCTTTATAACAGACCCTTCTTGCCGTTCATCGATGTCGACACTACTCTCATCACCTGATCCATGTCTCGCTGATGAAATAACAAAAATTTGTAACCAAAAGTGTTGGAAGGGGATTCTGTGTAAGCTTTGGCCTAAAGCAAAGTACATTGAAGCTGTAGTTACAGGGTCTATGGCTCAATATGTTCCTGCTTTGCAGCATTATTGTGAAGGGAAATTGCCTTTGGTTTGTACTATGTATGCTTCTTCTGAGTGTTACTTTGGGGTGAATTTGAAGCCTTTGTCTGATCCTCATGATGTTGCTTTTACACTGTTGCCTAATATGGGTTACTATGAATTCATTCCTCTTGGACATAATGGGAAACTGTTGATGGAttttgatgaaaatgaaaaagtccCTAATGATATGCTTGTGGATTTAGTGAATGTCAAACTTGGTTGCTTTTATGAGCTGGTCATCACTACATTTGCTG GGCTATATAGATACAGAATTGGTGATGTGCTTCAAGTGGTAGGATATTACAACAAAGCGCCACAATTCCGATTCATATGTCGAAGAAACGTAGTAATAAGCATCGACAGCGAAAAGACAAATGAAGAGGACTTACACAGAAGTGTCACAAAAGCCAAAAAGCTATTAGAGCCTTATGATGCTCTCTTAGTGGAATACACTAGTTATGCTGATACTTCATCACTACCAGGACACTACGTATTGTACTGGGAGATTCTTCATTATGGCACAAAAGAGGACCCACTTGACCCAAACGTGCTTCAAGAATGTTGCATTGCAGTTGAAGAGGAATTGGATTATGTATACAGAAGATGCCGCACTAATGACAAATCTGTTGGAGCTTTAGAGATACGGTTGGTGGAGCCAGGAACTTTTGAAGCATTGATGGATTTGTTTATTAGTAAAGGGGCTTCAATTAATCAGTACAAAACACCAAGGTGTGTTAAGTCTAAGAAAGCACTTAAGTTGCTTAAGTCTAAAGTTATGGCTTCTTTCTTTAGTCCTAGAGATCCTAAATGGAGTGTTACTtga